CGACGAAAAAACCGGAAACAAAGGAGGCGGCACTTTCATGACGAGCTTTGATCTCAAGCGTCGCAGCGCAATTGTTACGGGAGCAAGCACGGGCTTAGGGAACGGGATTGCACGAGCCCTTGCCGCGGCAGGAGCCGACATTCTGATGGTTGACCGGACGCCGCGGGAAGCCGGCATAGATGAGATAAATGAAAAGGGAGTTCGAACGGTATCTCTTCTGGCAGATTTATCCCGAAAAGAATCGATTGATGAGATTGTTGCGACGGCAATCCGTGAATTTGGCAAGATTGACATACTGGTGAACAACGCCGGCATCATCCGCAGGGCCCCGGCAATTGATTTCAGCGAAACGGATTGGGAGGACGTCATGAACATCAATGCCAAGGCGGTGTTCTTTCTCGCTCAAGCGGCAGCGCGGGATATGATGAAGAGGAAGTATGGAAAGATCATCAATATTGCCTCGCTCTTGTCGTTTCAAGGCGGAATTATTGTTCCCTCGTATGCAGCGAGCAAAGGAGCAGTTGCGCAAGTAACGAAGGCTCTCGCCAACGAATGGGCACAACACGGAATCACCGTCAACGCAATTGCGCCCGGTTACATGGCAACGAACAATACGAAGGCCCTGCGTGAGGATCCTGTCCGCTCAAAGGCAATTCTCGACAGAATCCCCGCCGGACGTTGGGGTACGCCCGAAGATCTGCAAGGAGCGGCAGTATTTCTCGCATCTCCCGCTTCGGATTATGTGAACGGCCACGTGTTGGTTGTTGATGGCGGTTGG
This sequence is a window from Bacteroidota bacterium. Protein-coding genes within it:
- the kduD gene encoding 2-dehydro-3-deoxy-D-gluconate 5-dehydrogenase KduD, whose translation is MTSFDLKRRSAIVTGASTGLGNGIARALAAAGADILMVDRTPREAGIDEINEKGVRTVSLLADLSRKESIDEIVATAIREFGKIDILVNNAGIIRRAPAIDFSETDWEDVMNINAKAVFFLAQAAARDMMKRKYGKIINIASLLSFQGGIIVPSYAASKGAVAQVTKALANEWAQHGITVNAIAPGYMATNNTKALREDPVRSKAILDRIPAGRWGTPEDLQGAAVFLASPASDYVNGHVLVVDGGWLAR